A section of the Scleropages formosus chromosome 16, fSclFor1.1, whole genome shotgun sequence genome encodes:
- the elmod2 gene encoding ELMO domain-containing protein 2, translating to MLGYIWQYFYTSFFRFWLKWILRQVTGKCELQRICSGYKQGAPRTSRAEYSLESSKSKALRSAVSVDEDQVEKCVVAIMQEKNIHSQKDPTFKANLRVCIFQITGYKKLYNSVENLRKEVFDSENKAHEDMLLKLWNLLKPSVKLESRITKQWGDVGFQGDDPKTDFRGMGMLGLTNLVFFSERYTDLSQQVLSHSNHPKLGYSYAIVGINLTEMAYSLLKAGTLKPHFYNGVLGVPHLEHFHQLYCYLAYEFDKFWMEEEPTSIMEFNQYREKFQEKVKKLLEQPDVSLSLRELSDQ from the exons ATGCTGGGGTACATCTGGCAGTACTTCTACACGTCCTTCTTCCGATTCTGGCTGAAATGGATCCTCCGACAGGTGACGGGGAAATGCGAGCTGCAGCGCATTTGCAGCGGCTATAAACAAGGCGCGCCTCGGACCAGCAGAGCGG AATATTCACTCGAGTCCTCAAAAAGTAAG GCGTTAAGAAGTGCAGTCAGCGTAGATGAAGATCAAGTGGAGAAGTGCGTTGTGGCTATAATGCAGGAAAAGAATATTCATTCCCAGAAAGATCCCAC CTTCAAAGCAAATCTCCGAGTTTGTATATTCCAAATAACTGGATACAAAAAATTATACAACTCTGTGGAAAACCTCAGGAAAGAGGTATTTGATTCTGAAAATAAAGCACACGAAGATATGCTTTTGAAG ttatgGAACTTGCTGAAGCCCTCAGTGAAGCTAGAGTCCAGAATTACGAAGCAGTGGGGAGACGTTGGTTTCCAGGGTGATGATCCAAAGACGGACTTCAGAGGAATGGGCATGCTGGGCTTGACCAATCTCGT TTTCTTCAGTGAGAGATACACAGATTTGTCTCAACAAGTCCTGTCTCACTCAAACCATCCCAAACTGGG ttACTCGTACGCCATCGTGGGGATTAACCTGACGGAGATGGCCTACAGCTTGCTCAAGGCTGGGACGCTCAAACCTCACTTCTATAACGGCGTTCTGGGAGTTCCGCATCTGGAGCACTTCCATCAACTCTACT GTTACCTCGCATATGAGTTTGATAAGTTTTGGATGGAGGAGGAGCCCACGAGCATCATGGAGTTTAACCAATACCGGGAGAAGTTTCAGGAGAAGGTGAAGAAGCTCCTGGAGCAGCCGGACGTGTCCCTTTCGCTCCGAGAGCTTTCTGATCAGTGA